The genomic window AACTGCACCGCCTGGCCCGGCTGACCGCCCGCACCCCCGAAGACGCCGACGACGCGCTGCAAGACGCGATGCTGTCGGCGCACCGCGGCGCCGGCTCCTTCCGCAATGACGCCGCGGTACGCAGTTGGCTGCACCGCATAGTGCTCAACGCCTGCCTGGACCGGCTGCGGCGCGCCAAGACCCACCCGACCGCCCCGCTCGAAGACGTCCATCCCGTCGCCGACCAGACCGGCCGGGTGGAGACGGCGATCCTGGTGCAACGGGCGCTGATGCGGCTTCCGGTCGAGCAGCGCGCGGCGGTGGTGGCCGTCGACATGCAGGGCTATTCGATCGCCGACACCGCCGCGCTGCTGGGCGTGCCCGAAGGCACGGTCAAGAGCCGATGCGCCCGCGCCCGCGCGCGGCTGGCGCAGTTACTGGGCTACTTGAACACCGCCGCCCCGGCATGACCGACACTGGGGCGGATGAGTGCAGCCGAGAACGACCCGCCGCTGACGGTTGAGCTGCTGGCCGACCTGCAAGCCGGACTGCTCGACGACGACACCGCCGCGAACCTGCGCGACCGGATTCGCGCCGACCCCGAGGCCCAGCGCGTACTGCTCAGCCTGCAGCAGGTGCGCCACGACGTCGCCGCGGTCGGCGCCGATGCGGACTCGGCACCCGAGGTGCCCGCCGCCGTCACCGACAAAGTGTCCGCGGCGCTGCGGAGCGCCCCCGCTCCCTCGAGCGCGGCGCACGCCGCCCGGCCCCCGCTGCGCCCGGCCCGCATCGCCGCCGGCATCGCCGGACTCGGGGCGCTGGCCGCGGCGATCGGCGTCGGCACCACCGCCCTATTGCACGAACCGCCGCCCGCCCCGAGCGCACCGACGACCGCCCAGCACATCACCGTGTCCACGCCGCCGGCCACCATCCCGCTGTCCCCAGCTCAGATTCGGGACCTGCTCAACCGGCGCCCCGACTACGGGCCGCTCAACACCGCCGGGATGCGGGCGTCCTGCCTGGCCGGCCTCGGCTACCCCACCTCGGTCCAGGTACTGGGCGCCCAGCAGATCGACATCAACGCCCGACCCGGCGTGCTGCTCGTGGTCCCCGGCGATACCCCCGACAGCCTGGCGGCGTTGGCCGTGGCGTTGAACTGCAGCGCCGCCGACACCGGCCTGCTGGCGAGCACCGTCGTTCCCCGCGCATAACGGGTATGTCAGTGTGGTGCGACACGCAGGGGAACACCCGCCCTTACGCTGGCGTTCGTAGCGATTGGAAAACAATTTCCGAACTCGAAAGGCTCGCATGACCGCTGCCTCCCCCACCCCAGACACCGTGCACGACGTCATCATCATTGGTTCCGGTCCGGCCGGCTACACCGCCGCCCTCTACACCGCCCGTGCCCAGCTGTCCCCGCTGGTGTTCGAAGGCACCGCGTTCGGCGGCGCGCTGATGACCACTACCGAGGTGGAGAACTTCCCCGGCTTCCGCGACGGCATCACCGGCCCCGAATTGATGGACCAGATGCGTGAGCAGGCGCTGCGCTTCGGCGCCGACCTGCGCATGGAAGACGTCGAGTCGGTGTCCCTCGAAGGGCCCGTCAAGACCGTCGTCACAGCCGACGGCGAAACGTACCGCGCCCGCGCGGTCATCCTGGCCATGGGCGCCGCGGCCCGCTACCTCGGCGTGCCCGGCGAACAGGAACTGCTCGGCCGGGGCGTGAGCTCGTGTGCCACCTGTGACGGATTCTTCTTCCGCGACCAGGACATCGCCGTCATCGGCGGTGGTGACTCGGCGATGGAGGAAGCCACCTTCCTGACCCGCTTCGCCCGCAGTGTCACCATCGTGCACCGGCGCGAAGAGTTCCGGGCCTCCAAGATCATGCTCGAGCGCGCCCGCAACAACGACAAGATCACCATCCTGACCAACCAGGCGGTCTTGGGCGTCGAGGGTGACACGACGGTCACCGGACTGCGCGTCCGCGACACCGTCACCGGCGCAGAGACCACCTTGCCGGTCACCGGTGTCTTCGTCGCCATCGGGCACGAGCCGCGCTCGGCACTGGTGCGCGATGCCGTCGAACTGGACCCGGACGGTTACGTGCTCGTGCAGGGCCGGACCACCAGCACCACGCTGGAGGGCGTGTTCGCCGCCGGCGACCTGGTGGACCGCAGCTACCGGCAGGCGATCACCGCCGCGGGCAGCGGCTGCGCCGCGGCCATCGACGCCGAACGTTGGCTCACCGAGCACGAAGCCGCTGACAGTACCGATCTGATTGGAGCAAGGCGATGAGCGATTCCCAGTCCGGCGCCACCATCGAGGTGTCCGACGCGTCGTTCGCAACGGACGTGTTGAGTAGCAACAAGCCTGTGCTGGTTGACTTTTGGGCGACGTGGTGCGGGCCATGCAAGATGGTGGCGCCCGTCCTGGAAGAGATCGCCGCCGAGCGCGGTGAAGCGCTGACCGTCGCCAAGCTCGACGTCGACGCCAACCCGGAAACCGCACGCGACTTCCAGGTCGTCTCGATCCCCACCATGATCCTGTTCAAAGAGGGTCAACCGGTGAAACGGATCGTCGGCGCCAAGGGCAAAGCGGCGTTGTTACGCGAACTCTCCGACGCGGTTCCCAACCTCGGCTGACCCCGTCTGATCCGGCGAATCAGGCGCGCGGTTGGCCTGGGGTTTTCTGGATATCGGCGAAGATCTGCGACAATAGCCGTTAGCTGCCGCGTATTTGCAGCTGCCAAATAGTCCCGGAGGGCCCTTGGTATGCCGAGTCCGCGCCGTGAAGACGGCGACACGCTGCGCTGTGGTGACCGCGGCGCCGCAGTGGCCGAGATTCGAGCGACGCTCGCCGGGCTGGGGATGCTGGAAAGTCCCGACGAACAACTCATCACCGGCCGGCACGTCGCTGTCGAAGTGTTCGACGAGGAACTCGACCACGCGGTACGGGCCTTCCAGCAGCATCGCGGACTACTGGTCGACGGCATCGTCGGCGAGGCGACCTACCGGGCGCTGAAAGAAGCGTCCTACCGGTTGGGCGCCCGCACGCTGTATCACCAATTCGGCGCTCCCCTATACGGAGACGACGTCGCCACCCTGCAGGCCAGGTTGCAGGATCTCGGCTTCTACACCGGCCTGGTGGACGGCTACTTCGGGTTGCAGACCCACAACGCGCTGATGTCCTACCAGCGCGAGTACGGACTGGCCGCCGACGGCATCTGCGGCCCAGAAACGTTGCGTTCCTTGTACTTTCTCAGTTCCCGGGTCACCGGCGGTTCACCACACGCGCTGCGCGAAGAGGAACTGGTGCGTAGATCCGGGCCGAAGCTGTCGGGCAAGCGGATCATCATCGACCCGGGCCGGGGCGGCTCGGACCACGGCCTGATCACCCAGGGGCCGGCCGGACCCATCAGCGAAGCAGATATTTTGTGGGACTTGGGAAGTCGACTCGAAGGCCGGATGACCGCGATCGGCATGGAGACCTTCCTGTCGCGGCCCACCAACCACAGCCCCTCGGATGCCGAGCGCGCTGCGATCGCCAACGCGGTGGGCGCCGACCTGATGATCAGCCTGCGCTGCGAAACCCAGGCGAGCCCGTCGGCCAACGGTGTCGCGTCGTTCCACTTCGGTAACTCACACGGCTCGGTCTCCACCATCGGCCGCAACCTGGCCGACTTCATCCAGCGAGAAGTGGTGGCCCGCACCGGGTTACGCGATTGCCGCGTGCACGGCCGCACCTGGGACCTGCTGCGGCTGACCCGGATGCCGACCGTTCAGGTCGACGTCGGTTACATCACCAACCCGGGTGATCGGGAGATGCTGGTTGCCGCGCAGACCCGCGACGCCATCGCCGAAGGAATCCTGGCCGCGGTCAAGCGGCTCTACCTGCTCGGCAAAAACGACCGTCCCACAGGGACTTTCACGTTCGCCGAACTGCTGGCTCACGAGCTGGCCGTCGAGCGCGCCAGCCGGCTCAGCGGTTCTTAACCGCCCTGGTCCCCGACGTCGGGCAATCGGCAACACTTCCCGCCGTCGAACCCGCGCCCACCGGTTGTTGCAGCTGCGCGGTTTCCAGCAGCCGCTCCAACGCCGCCTCCACTTCGGCCTTCCAGCCCAGGCCCTTGTCCAGCTCTAGGCGCAGCCGCGGGAAATAGGCGTGCGGCGCGACGACGACGAAGCCGGCGTCCAGCAGGAAGTCGGCGGCGATGATGCAGCGTTCCACCGTGCAGTCACACAGCGACTCGAGGACGGGGCGCACATCGGGATCCGCCGTGGACGGGTCTTGCAGCTCGGCGGCCGCCGGGGTGCGCCCGAACGCCTCCAACGCCCGCACCCCGCGGCGCACCAGTTCGTCGATCACTCGCGCGATCAAACTGTGCGGCAGATCGTCGGATGCTTGTCCGGGTTCGATGCCCATCGAGGTCAACAGCACCGCGTCCGGGGACACCGGCGCGGTCGGGAACCGATGCGCGCGGGGCACCGCACCGGGCGGGGCGTAGAGGACATAGCCCAGGCAGGGCGGTTCGGCGTTGCTGCGCTCGTCCGGGATGGCGGTCGCGACCTGCCCGCACGAGCCCCATTCCAGCATCACCATGGAAAGCCAGGCTTCTTTTTCGAACTCCGGGTCGGCGAGGTGGTCATCCTTGCCGAGGGTCGCGGGATCCACCTCCCAGAACACGCAGCGACGCGCATGCTTCGGGAGCTGCTCGAAGGCCTCGAGCCGCAGCGCTGTGATGCGAGCTGACACTAGTCTCCTAGCCTCCCTGCGGTAGCGCCGCGCCCGACCACGCTCCGCCGCGGGCCGGCGCCGCGTCCACACCACCGCAAGGCGATGCGAGAAGTCCCGATCTTCCCGGACCGGTGTGCACCGGCAACCCATCCAGGATAGGAGAGTCGACTGCATTCGGGCCAGTGTTGGCCCGACCACATGGAACACCACCCCCGCGCACCCGGGGCCACACGCCGGCCGTGCTGCGACCCGCCGATCACCCTGGCCGGATCGCGAAATGCCATGGCGCACACGGGGTCTCCGATGGGTTGAGGGGCGGGCGGGGTGTCACGTCGGTGACCGAAACCGCCGCGGTGTCACAGTGACGTAATTACTCGGTATGGCGGTTCATGCCTTGTCGGTGGTCATCAAGTCGACGATGCGCTGGAGGTCATCGACCGAGCCGAACTCCACCACGATCTTGCCCTTGCGTTTGCCGAGGCTCACCGAAACGCGGGTGTCGTACGCGGTCGAGAGCCGCTCAGCAACGTCCTGCAGGCCGGGCATCTGGATCGGCTTGCGGCGCGGCGGGGCGGGCTTGGCGCCGTCGCCGCGGTTGGCCAGGGTGACCGCCTCCTCGGTGGCGCGCACCGACAGACCCTCGGCGACGATGCGACTGGCGAGCTCTTCTTGTGCCTCGGGGCCGGCTTCCAGAGACAGCAGCGCGCGGGCGTGCCCGGCGGAGAGCACGCCGGCGGCCACGCGACGCTGCACCGGGATGGGCAGCTTCAGCAGCCGGATCATGTTGGTGATCAACGGGCGGGAGCGCCCGATGCGGGAGGCGAGTTCGTCATGGGTGACGTCGAATTCGTCCAGCAGCTGCTGGTAGGCGGCCGCCTCTTCCAACGGGTTCAGCTGCACCCGATGGATGTTTTCCAGCAGCGCGTCGCGGAGCAGATTGTCGTCGCCGGTCTCGCGCACGATGGCCGGTATCGTCGCCAGACCCGCCTCTTGGGCGGCTCGCCAGCGCCGCTCCCCCATCACGATCTGGTAGCGGGCACCGGATCCGCTGGCCCCGTCGACCGCCCGCACCACGATCGGCTGCAAGAGGCCGAACTCGCGGATGGAGTGCACCAGTTCGGCGAGCGCCTCCTGGTCGAACACCTGGCGTGGCTGGCGGGGGTTGGCCTCGATCGACGACGGCGGGATCTCCCGGTATACCGCGCCCATCGCGGCGGCGTCCGGCAACGGTCCGCCGATGACGACATCCGCGGCGGCCGAACCCATGCGGGGGCCAAGCGTGGCCGGTCCGCTGTCACCCTCGGCGGGTCCGGTCGGAATCAGGGAGGCCAGTCCCCGGCCGAGTCCGCCTTTTCTCCGTGACGACTGCGTCATTCCGGTCCCCTCCCCGCTGCTGGTTGATCCCGCTCGGTGAGTTCGCGGCTGGCGTCGAGGTAGCTCATCGCGCCGCGGGAGCCGGGATCGTAATCGATGATCGTCATGCTGTAGCCCGGCGCTTCGGACACTTTGACGCTGCGCGGAATCACCGTCCGCAACACCTTGCTGCCGAAGTATCGGCGGACCTCTTCGGCGACCTGGTCGGCGAGCTTGGTCCGGCCGTCGTACATGGTGAGGATGACGGTGGTCACGTCGAGCTGCGGGTTGAGGTGCGCCTTCACCATCTCGATGTTGCGCATCAGTTGGGACACACCCTCGAGTGCGTAGTACTCGCACTGGATTGGAATCATCACCTCGGGAGCCGCGACGAGCGCGTTGATGGTGAGCAGTCCGAGCGAGGGCGGGCAGTCGACGAAGACGTAGTCGAAGTCGAAGTTGTCCAGATCGGCCAACGCCGTGCGCAACCGGTTTTCCCGCGCCACCATGCTGACCAATTCAATCTCGGCCCCGGCCAGATCGATGGTCGCGGGTACGCAGTAGAGCCGGTCGCTGTGCGGGCTGCGCCGCAGCGCTTCCTTGAGCGGGACCTCGCCGAGGAGCACCTCGTAGGACGACGGCGTCCCGGATTGCCGGTCGGTGATGCCCAGCGCCGTGCTCGCGTTGCCCTGCGGGTCGAGGTCGATGACCAGGGTGCGTAGTCCTTGCACCGCGAGTGCGGCCGCCAGGTTCACGGCGGTGGTGGTTTTGCCGACGCCGCCCTTCTGGTTGGCGACGGTGAATACCCGCCGCTGGCGTGGGCGTCGCAGCGGTTCGTAGGTGGTGTGCAGCACACGCATCGCGCGTTCCGCGGCCGCGCCGATGGGGGTGTCGCACTCCGCCGATGTTTCACGTGAAACATTCACCGTGAGATTGTGCGCTTCTCCAGTGCCCGACGCCAGTCCGGCCCGGGGACGGTTGGGCGCCGGTCGCGAGGGTGGGTGGGCCGCTGGAGGCAGCGGTCCGGGGTCGCCAGCGGTCGACGCCGAGTTGGATGGTGGTGTGGCTAGCTCCACTGAACTCATGCCCTTCCCTTGCCCGATGCTCGTCCCGTTTTGCCTCGCTTCGACGGCCCCCGACGGGCCACCACGACGGTGGCTGGGGGCTGCAAATAGTCGACGCCACACGTCATCACCTTGACATCGACAGCACCCAAAGACTCCATCACACGCCGGTGTTCTTCGACTTCGTCGGCGGCCCGCTCGCCCTTGATCGCGAGCATTCGTCCGCCCGGTCTCAGCAACGGCATGCTCCACGACGTCAACCGGTCCAGTGGCGCCACCGCGCGTGACACCGCCGCGTCCCGGTCACCGATACCGGCCCGAACGGCTCGTTCTTCGGCCCGACCCCGCACCACCTCAACCGCCAATCCGACATCCGCCACTACCTCGCGGAGGAAGTCGCTGCGCCGCAGCATCGGCTCGAGCAGCACGACGTCGAGATCGGGACGCGCAATGGCCAACGGTATTCCGGGCAGGCCGGCGCCGCTACCGATGTCCACGACGCGCTCGCCCTCGCCGAGCAGTTCTGCGATCGCCGCGGAATTCAACAGGTGCCGGTCCCATAACCGGTCCGCTTCCCGCGGACCCAGCAAGCCTCGCTCGACGCCCGCCCCGGCCAGGATGTCCGCGTACCGCTGGGCGAGCCCCAGCCGCGGCCCGAACACCGCCGCGGCGGCCTCGACGGCTTCGTCAGACGCGTCATGTTTCACGTGAAACATTCCTCCGTCCGCGAGTGCCGCCGCCTAACTACATGCCTGTAACTCTGTCGGTCACGACCGCGTCACGAATCAGTCACGCAAGACAACAACCCGGCGCGACGGCTCCACGCCCTCACTCTCGCTGTGGACCCCCGGCACCGCCGCCACAGCATCGTGGACGATCTTGCGCTCGAACGGCGTCATCGGCGAGAGCTCCTCGCGATCACCCGACTCGGCCACCCGTCGCGCCACCTTGGTGCCCAGCGCCGCCAACTCCTCGCGCCGGCGGCGGCGCCAGCTCGCGATGTCGAGCATCAGCCGGCTGCGCACGCCGGTCTTCTGATGCACCGCCAACCGGGTCAGCTCCTGCAGCGCATCGAGCACCTCGCCGCCGCGCCCGACCAACTTGTTCAGATCGTCGCTGCCGTCGATGCTCACCACCGCGCGGTTGCCTTCGACGTCCAAGTCGATGTCGCCGTCGAAGTCCAACAGGTCCAACAACTCTTCGAGGTAGTCGCCGGCGATCTCGCCTTCGGCGACCAGTCGCTCTTCCAGATCGTCGCCTTGGTCGGCGCCTTCGGCGGCGTCGTCGTCGGCTCCATCCACGACCTGGGTGTCGGTCTCGAGCTCGGTGGTGTCGGCTTCAGTCATGACTTTCTCTCCCCTCGTTCACGGGTCGGTCTTCAGCGATGTTGTGCACCGCGATGCGGTTGGTCGGCGAGCCCGGCGCGTGCGTCGAGGCCCTACCGAAGCCGCGTCAACGTTTGCGTTTTTTGGGCCGCGCTCCCGGACGCGGCGTGCGGTTCGGCGGACCGGCATTTCGGCCACCTGGGTTGGGCTTGTTCGGTTGCGCTTTGGCCGGTGTGGTGCCGGCGACCTCGTCCTCGGATTCGACGTCCAGGGACTCTGGCACCACGCCGTCGCCATCGGACGGTGATCCGTTGCCACTGCCCGCCGTGCTTCTGGGTGCGCGCTTGGGCTTGGCGCCCGGTGCCGGCGCGTTGGCGGCCCGGCGCGCGATGGCTTCCTGCTTCTTGGCCTCTTCTTCCTTCTCGATCCGCCCGAACACGTAGTGCTGCTGACCGAAGGTCCAGATGTTGTTGGCGAACCAGTACAAGATGATCGCCAGCGGAAGGAACGGGCCACCGACGACAACGCCGAGCGGAAACACGTAGAGGGCAAGCTTGTTCATCATCGCGGTCTGGGGATTGGCCGCCGCTTCGGCGCTCTGCCGGGCCACCGATGCGCGGCTGTTGAAGTACGTCGCGATGCCCGCCAGGATCATCACCGGCATGCCCACCGCGATCACCGCGGGGCGACTGAAATCGATGAACGCGTCCAACCCACCGCGCTGCGTCATGGACGCACCGATGGGGGCGCCGAACAGATTGGCATCCAGGAAGTGGCCCACATCAGTGGGCGTGAAGACGTAGTTTCCCGTGAGCCGGTTCTGGACCACCGACATCTGCGGTTGCCCGAAGCCGCCCGTCGTCCGGTTGAACGAGCGCAGCACGTGATAGAGCCCGAGGAACACCGGGATCTGCGCGAGCATCGGCAAGCATCCCAAGATCGGATTGAACCCGTGCTCGCGTTGCAGCTTCTGCATTTCCAGCGCCATGCGCTGACGGTCCTTGCCGTACTTCTTCTGCAACGCCTTGATTTGGGGCTGCAACTCCTGCATCTGCCGTGTCGTGCGGATCTGGCGCACGAACGGCTTGTAGAGCAGCGCGCGCAAGGTGAAGACCAAGAACATCACCGACAGCGCCCACGCGAAGAAGTTGGAAGGCCCGAGCACGAAGGCGAACGCCTTGTACCAGACCCACATGATCCACGAGACCGGGTAGTAGACGAAGTCGAGGCTGAAAAAATCAAACAAAGGACTTACTCTCCCCTCGCATCACCGGGGCCCGCCCGGCGGCGTCATCGAAGTCGGCCCGATCGGTCGGGCTCTCGGGCTCGCGTTCGGGTATCGGGTCCCATCCTCCCCGATGCCACGGTCCGCACTTGGCCAACCTGGCTGCTGCCAGCCATCCGCCACGGATGACGCCGTACTCACTCAAGGCGTCGACGGCGTATTGACTGCAGGTCGGAACGAAACGGCAAGAGGCCGGCCGCAGCGGCGAGACCATGTGCCGGTAAAGCTGAATCAGATAGATCACTGCGCGCGCGATCGACCGGCTCATCGTTGCTTACCCAACCGCTCGGACGCGCGCCGCAAGCCGCTGCGCAGTTGTTGTTCCAGCCGCGCCGAGGACACGTGCCGGCTGCTGGGCAGCGCACGGATGACGACGCGGTCATTGGGGTGCAGATCGTCGATCATCGTCCGCGCCACATGACGCAACCGCCGCGCGACGCGGTGCCGTTCCACCGCCGAACCCACCGGCTTGGCGATGATCAAACCCACCCGCGGCCCACGTCCGTCTTCGTGTTCGCCCGCCCGGCGGGCATGGACGACGAGGTCGGGTTGCGCCGTGCGCACCCCATACTTAACCGTCGTGTCGAACTCGGTTGACCGCCTCATGCGGTTGCGAGCGGACAACACCGCTGCGAGACCGGACTGCGATCAGGCAGATAAAGCGCGACGACCCTTACGGCGCCGGCCCGACACAATGGCCCGCCCGGCTCGGGTGCGCATGCGCAACCGGAAACCGTGGACGCGGGCTCGGCGCCGGTTGTTCGGCTGGAAGGTCCGCTTGCCCTTGGCCACGGCTTTCTCCTCGGTCTATCTGGCATAACCCGTCCGGCCGAACCTGGGTGATACTCGTCGGTCGGAGGTCTATCGCGAGCTGGCCGGCGCGGTCCCTGAATACTGCATTACAGGTCGCAGCCGCATCGCCGACTTTCGGGCGACTGTTTGAGGGTACTGACCGGCCTTGCCCTGGTCAAACCTCGTCTGCCACATGGACTCCCAGGACGACTCGCCGGGCCCACCAAAGTTACCTACGCGAATACGACAGAACGGTTGGCAGCCGCACCGAAAACTGTTAGCTTCGGGCGGTGAAGTTTTGAGGCGGGGTAGGCCTCGAAGCGATGGGCGACAACGATGCGAAGATGGCGGAGCACCTAGCTGCCTGGACAACCCACCCGGTTGTCCCCAGCGCGGAGATCGCGAGCCGCTGCCGGTAGGCCGCGGCACGTTATCGACCGTCCTGTCCACACCTGTGGATAACTATGTGGACAGAATCTTGCCGCCGACAACGGTTGTACCTCGACCCGGAATAGCGAGAGCCAGGGAGATGCGTCGTTGACCGATGATCCCGGTTCCGGATTCGCAACGGTGTGGCGGGCGGTCGTCTCCGAACTCAACGGAGAACCACACGCCCAGGGCGGTTCGAGCAACGGCATCACGCTGGCCAATCCACTGACCCCTCAGCAAAGAGCATGGCTGAACCTGGTGCAGCCGCTGACGATCGTCGAAGGGTTTGCTCTGCTGTCGGTGCCGAGCAGTTTTGTGCAGAACGAGATCGAACGCCACCTGCGCACCCAGATCACCGATGCGCTCAGCCGGCGGCTCGGACAACAGATTCAGCTCGGGGTTCGCATCGCTCCCCCGGCCGCTGACGACATCGACGAGAACGC from Mycobacterium kubicae includes these protein-coding regions:
- the sigM gene encoding RNA polymerase sigma factor SigM translates to MGSGGEDRSDAELLAAHVAGDRYAFHQLFLRHHRQLHRLARLTARTPEDADDALQDAMLSAHRGAGSFRNDAAVRSWLHRIVLNACLDRLRRAKTHPTAPLEDVHPVADQTGRVETAILVQRALMRLPVEQRAAVVAVDMQGYSIADTAALLGVPEGTVKSRCARARARLAQLLGYLNTAAPA
- the trxB gene encoding thioredoxin-disulfide reductase, whose translation is MTAASPTPDTVHDVIIIGSGPAGYTAALYTARAQLSPLVFEGTAFGGALMTTTEVENFPGFRDGITGPELMDQMREQALRFGADLRMEDVESVSLEGPVKTVVTADGETYRARAVILAMGAAARYLGVPGEQELLGRGVSSCATCDGFFFRDQDIAVIGGGDSAMEEATFLTRFARSVTIVHRREEFRASKIMLERARNNDKITILTNQAVLGVEGDTTVTGLRVRDTVTGAETTLPVTGVFVAIGHEPRSALVRDAVELDPDGYVLVQGRTTSTTLEGVFAAGDLVDRSYRQAITAAGSGCAAAIDAERWLTEHEAADSTDLIGARR
- the trxA gene encoding thioredoxin, producing MSDSQSGATIEVSDASFATDVLSSNKPVLVDFWATWCGPCKMVAPVLEEIAAERGEALTVAKLDVDANPETARDFQVVSIPTMILFKEGQPVKRIVGAKGKAALLRELSDAVPNLG
- a CDS encoding N-acetylmuramoyl-L-alanine amidase is translated as MPSPRREDGDTLRCGDRGAAVAEIRATLAGLGMLESPDEQLITGRHVAVEVFDEELDHAVRAFQQHRGLLVDGIVGEATYRALKEASYRLGARTLYHQFGAPLYGDDVATLQARLQDLGFYTGLVDGYFGLQTHNALMSYQREYGLAADGICGPETLRSLYFLSSRVTGGSPHALREEELVRRSGPKLSGKRIIIDPGRGGSDHGLITQGPAGPISEADILWDLGSRLEGRMTAIGMETFLSRPTNHSPSDAERAAIANAVGADLMISLRCETQASPSANGVASFHFGNSHGSVSTIGRNLADFIQREVVARTGLRDCRVHGRTWDLLRLTRMPTVQVDVGYITNPGDREMLVAAQTRDAIAEGILAAVKRLYLLGKNDRPTGTFTFAELLAHELAVERASRLSGS
- a CDS encoding acetyltransferase, coding for MSARITALRLEAFEQLPKHARRCVFWEVDPATLGKDDHLADPEFEKEAWLSMVMLEWGSCGQVATAIPDERSNAEPPCLGYVLYAPPGAVPRAHRFPTAPVSPDAVLLTSMGIEPGQASDDLPHSLIARVIDELVRRGVRALEAFGRTPAAAELQDPSTADPDVRPVLESLCDCTVERCIIAADFLLDAGFVVVAPHAYFPRLRLELDKGLGWKAEVEAALERLLETAQLQQPVGAGSTAGSVADCPTSGTRAVKNR
- a CDS encoding ParB/RepB/Spo0J family partition protein, producing MTQSSRRKGGLGRGLASLIPTGPAEGDSGPATLGPRMGSAAADVVIGGPLPDAAAMGAVYREIPPSSIEANPRQPRQVFDQEALAELVHSIREFGLLQPIVVRAVDGASGSGARYQIVMGERRWRAAQEAGLATIPAIVRETGDDNLLRDALLENIHRVQLNPLEEAAAYQQLLDEFDVTHDELASRIGRSRPLITNMIRLLKLPIPVQRRVAAGVLSAGHARALLSLEAGPEAQEELASRIVAEGLSVRATEEAVTLANRGDGAKPAPPRRKPIQMPGLQDVAERLSTAYDTRVSVSLGKRKGKIVVEFGSVDDLQRIVDLMTTDKA
- a CDS encoding ParA family protein, translated to MSSVELATPPSNSASTAGDPGPLPPAAHPPSRPAPNRPRAGLASGTGEAHNLTVNVSRETSAECDTPIGAAAERAMRVLHTTYEPLRRPRQRRVFTVANQKGGVGKTTTAVNLAAALAVQGLRTLVIDLDPQGNASTALGITDRQSGTPSSYEVLLGEVPLKEALRRSPHSDRLYCVPATIDLAGAEIELVSMVARENRLRTALADLDNFDFDYVFVDCPPSLGLLTINALVAAPEVMIPIQCEYYALEGVSQLMRNIEMVKAHLNPQLDVTTVILTMYDGRTKLADQVAEEVRRYFGSKVLRTVIPRSVKVSEAPGYSMTIIDYDPGSRGAMSYLDASRELTERDQPAAGRGPE
- the rsmG gene encoding 16S rRNA (guanine(527)-N(7))-methyltransferase RsmG, with the protein product MFHVKHDASDEAVEAAAAVFGPRLGLAQRYADILAGAGVERGLLGPREADRLWDRHLLNSAAIAELLGEGERVVDIGSGAGLPGIPLAIARPDLDVVLLEPMLRRSDFLREVVADVGLAVEVVRGRAEERAVRAGIGDRDAAVSRAVAPLDRLTSWSMPLLRPGGRMLAIKGERAADEVEEHRRVMESLGAVDVKVMTCGVDYLQPPATVVVARRGPSKRGKTGRASGKGRA
- a CDS encoding protein jag; protein product: MTEADTTELETDTQVVDGADDDAAEGADQGDDLEERLVAEGEIAGDYLEELLDLLDFDGDIDLDVEGNRAVVSIDGSDDLNKLVGRGGEVLDALQELTRLAVHQKTGVRSRLMLDIASWRRRRREELAALGTKVARRVAESGDREELSPMTPFERKIVHDAVAAVPGVHSESEGVEPSRRVVVLRD
- the yidC gene encoding membrane protein insertase YidC is translated as MWVWYKAFAFVLGPSNFFAWALSVMFLVFTLRALLYKPFVRQIRTTRQMQELQPQIKALQKKYGKDRQRMALEMQKLQREHGFNPILGCLPMLAQIPVFLGLYHVLRSFNRTTGGFGQPQMSVVQNRLTGNYVFTPTDVGHFLDANLFGAPIGASMTQRGGLDAFIDFSRPAVIAVGMPVMILAGIATYFNSRASVARQSAEAAANPQTAMMNKLALYVFPLGVVVGGPFLPLAIILYWFANNIWTFGQQHYVFGRIEKEEEAKKQEAIARRAANAPAPGAKPKRAPRSTAGSGNGSPSDGDGVVPESLDVESEDEVAGTTPAKAQPNKPNPGGRNAGPPNRTPRPGARPKKRKR
- the yidD gene encoding membrane protein insertion efficiency factor YidD translates to MSRSIARAVIYLIQLYRHMVSPLRPASCRFVPTCSQYAVDALSEYGVIRGGWLAAARLAKCGPWHRGGWDPIPEREPESPTDRADFDDAAGRAPVMRGESKSFV
- the rnpA gene encoding ribonuclease P protein component — its product is MLSARNRMRRSTEFDTTVKYGVRTAQPDLVVHARRAGEHEDGRGPRVGLIIAKPVGSAVERHRVARRLRHVARTMIDDLHPNDRVVIRALPSSRHVSSARLEQQLRSGLRRASERLGKQR
- the rpmH gene encoding 50S ribosomal protein L34, encoding MAKGKRTFQPNNRRRARVHGFRLRMRTRAGRAIVSGRRRKGRRALSA